A genomic segment from Brienomyrus brachyistius isolate T26 unplaced genomic scaffold, BBRACH_0.4 scaffold118, whole genome shotgun sequence encodes:
- the pabpc4 gene encoding polyadenylate-binding protein 4 isoform X1, whose amino-acid sequence MNTAAAGSYPMASLYVGDLHPDITEAMLYEKFSPAGPVLSIRVCRDMITRRSLGYAYVNFQQPADAERALDTMNFDVVKGKPIRIMWSQRDPSLRKSGVGNVFIKNLDKSIDNKALYDTFSAFGNILSCKVVCDENGSKGYAFVHFETQDAADRAIEKMNGMLLNDRKVFVGRFKSRKERETELGAKAKEFTNVYIKNFGEDMDDSRLKELFDKYGKTLSVKVMTDPMGKSRGFGFVSYEKHEDANKAVEEMNGTELNGKTVFVGRAQKKMERQAELKRKFEQLKQERLSRYQGVNLYIKNLDDTIDDEKLRKEFSPFGSITSAKVMLEDGRSKGFGFVCFSSPEEATKAVTEMNGRIVGSKPLYVALAQRKEERKAHLTNQYMQRIAGMRAMPANAIINQFQPASGYFMPAVPQAQNRTTYYAPNQLAQMRPNPRWQQQGGRAQGGFQGIPNSLRQAGPRANLRHLTPSTNSQSPRGMPAGAQRVGGSSQPLGPRPCMGVPSPRAAPPYKYASSVRSTQNQVVQPVALQQPQAAVHVQGQEPLTASMLAAAPPQEQKQMLGERLFPLIQAMHPSLAGKITGMLLEIDNSELLHMLESHESLRSKVEEAVAVLQAHQAKKDATQKAGVLTAAGTAPPS is encoded by the exons ATGAATACAGCCGCAGCAGGCAGTTACCCCATGGCTTCCCTTTATGTGGGCGACCTGCACCCCGACATCACGGAGGCTATGCTGTACGAGAAATTCAGCCCTGCGGGACCGGTGCTGTCCATCCGTGTGTGTCGCGACATGATCACCCGGCGCTCGCTGGGTTACGCCTATGTGAACTTCCAGCAGCCCGCAGACG CTGAACGAGCCCTGGACACCATGAACTTCGATGTGGTCAAAGGGAAACCCATTCGAATCATGTGGTCTCAAAGAGACCCTTCGCTCAGGAAATCTGGGGTGGGAAACGTCTTCATCAAAAACCTGGACAAGTCAATTGACAACAAGGCACTTTATGACACATTCTCTGCCTTTGGGAACATCCTTTCTTGCAAG GTCGTGTGTGATGAGAATGGATCAAAAGGATATGCATTCGTGCATTTTGAGACACAGGATGCAGCTGACCGCGCCATTGAGAAGATGAACGGCATGCTGCTCAACGACCGCAAGGT GTTTGTGGGACGTTTCAAATCTCGAAAGGAGAGGGAGACCGAGCTGGGAGCCAAAGCCAAGGAATTTACCAACGTATACATAAAAAACTTTGGGGAGGACATGGATGACAGCAGGTTGAAGGAGTTGTTTGACAAGTATG GAAAAACACTGAGTGTGAAAGTGATGACCGATCCAATGGGAAAATCGAGAGGCTTTGGCTTCGTAAGCTATGAGAAGCATGAAGATGCTAACAAG GCTGTGGAGGAGATGAACGGCACAGAACTCAATGGCAAGACTGTGTTTGTGGGCCGTGCCCAGAAGAAGATGGAACGGCAGGCAGAACTGAAGAGGAAATTTGAACAACTAAAGCAGGAGAGGCTCAGTCGCTATCAG GGTGTCAACCTTTACATCAAGAACCTAGATGACACTATTGATGATGAGAAACTGCGCAAAGAGTTTTCCCCATTTGGATCCATCACTAGTGCTAAG GTGATGCTGGAAGACGGCCGGTCCAAGGGGTTTGGGTTTGTGTGCTTCTCATCTCCTGAGGAAGCCACAAAGGCCGTGACAGAGATGAATGGGCGCATCGTGGGCTCCAAGCCATTGTATGTGGCTCTGGCACAGCGCAAAGAGGAACGCAAGGCCCACCTCACTAACCAATACATGCAGCGCATTGCAGGAATGCGGGCAATGCCTGCTAATGCCATCATCAACCAGTTCCAGCCGGCCAGTGGCTACTTCATGCCTGCTGTTCCACAG GCACAAAACAGGACAACTTACTATGCCCCTAATCAGCTGGCACAGATGCGACCTAACCCCCGCTGGCAGCAGCAAGGAGGTCGAGCCCAAG GTGGATTTCAGGGCATACCCAATTCACTGCGCCAGGCTGGTCCACGTGCCAACCTGCGGCACCTCACACCAAGCACTAATTCACAGAGCCCTCGGGGTATGCCAGCTGGGGCACAGAGAGTGG GAGGGAGCAGTCAGCCACTGGGTCCGCGGCCCTGCATGGGCGTCCCCAGCCCACGCGCAGCGCCACCCTACAAGTACGCCAGCAGCGTACGGAGCACACAGAACCAGGTGGTGCAGCCTGTGGCCCTGCAGCAG CCGCAAGCTGCCGTTCATGTTCAGGGCCAGGAGCCGCTAACTGCCTCCATGCTGGCTGCAGCCCCACCTCAGGAACAGAAACAGATGCTGG GTGAGCGCCTGTTCCCCCTGATCCAAGCGATGCACCCCAGCCTGGCCGGGAAGATTACTGGAATGCTTCTGGAGATTGACAACTCTGAGCTACTACATATGCTCGAGTCCCATGAATCTCTACGTTCCAAG GTGGAGGAGGCTGTTGCTGTACTTCAAGCTCACCAAGCCAAGAAGGATGCCACCCAGAAAGCGGGGGTCCTCACTGCAGCTGGCACGGCTCCCCCTTCATGA
- the pabpc4 gene encoding polyadenylate-binding protein 4 isoform X4, whose protein sequence is MNTAAAGSYPMASLYVGDLHPDITEAMLYEKFSPAGPVLSIRVCRDMITRRSLGYAYVNFQQPADAERALDTMNFDVVKGKPIRIMWSQRDPSLRKSGVGNVFIKNLDKSIDNKALYDTFSAFGNILSCKVVCDENGSKGYAFVHFETQDAADRAIEKMNGMLLNDRKVFVGRFKSRKERETELGAKAKEFTNVYIKNFGEDMDDSRLKELFDKYGKTLSVKVMTDPMGKSRGFGFVSYEKHEDANKAVEEMNGTELNGKTVFVGRAQKKMERQAELKRKFEQLKQERLSRYQGVNLYIKNLDDTIDDEKLRKEFSPFGSITSAKVMLEDGRSKGFGFVCFSSPEEATKAVTEMNGRIVGSKPLYVALAQRKEERKAHLTNQYMQRIAGMRAMPANAIINQFQPASGYFMPAVPQAQNRTTYYAPNQLAQMRPNPRWQQQGGRAQGGFQGIPNSLRQAGPRANLRHLTPSTNSQSPRGMPAGAQRVGGSSQPLGPRPCMGVPSPRAAPPYKYASSVRSTQNQVVQPVALQQVSTQNQLVQPGALQQVSTQNQVVQPGALQQVSTQNQVVQPGALQQVSTQNQVVQPGALQQVSTQNQVVQPGALQQVSTPGQVGLSS, encoded by the exons ATGAATACAGCCGCAGCAGGCAGTTACCCCATGGCTTCCCTTTATGTGGGCGACCTGCACCCCGACATCACGGAGGCTATGCTGTACGAGAAATTCAGCCCTGCGGGACCGGTGCTGTCCATCCGTGTGTGTCGCGACATGATCACCCGGCGCTCGCTGGGTTACGCCTATGTGAACTTCCAGCAGCCCGCAGACG CTGAACGAGCCCTGGACACCATGAACTTCGATGTGGTCAAAGGGAAACCCATTCGAATCATGTGGTCTCAAAGAGACCCTTCGCTCAGGAAATCTGGGGTGGGAAACGTCTTCATCAAAAACCTGGACAAGTCAATTGACAACAAGGCACTTTATGACACATTCTCTGCCTTTGGGAACATCCTTTCTTGCAAG GTCGTGTGTGATGAGAATGGATCAAAAGGATATGCATTCGTGCATTTTGAGACACAGGATGCAGCTGACCGCGCCATTGAGAAGATGAACGGCATGCTGCTCAACGACCGCAAGGT GTTTGTGGGACGTTTCAAATCTCGAAAGGAGAGGGAGACCGAGCTGGGAGCCAAAGCCAAGGAATTTACCAACGTATACATAAAAAACTTTGGGGAGGACATGGATGACAGCAGGTTGAAGGAGTTGTTTGACAAGTATG GAAAAACACTGAGTGTGAAAGTGATGACCGATCCAATGGGAAAATCGAGAGGCTTTGGCTTCGTAAGCTATGAGAAGCATGAAGATGCTAACAAG GCTGTGGAGGAGATGAACGGCACAGAACTCAATGGCAAGACTGTGTTTGTGGGCCGTGCCCAGAAGAAGATGGAACGGCAGGCAGAACTGAAGAGGAAATTTGAACAACTAAAGCAGGAGAGGCTCAGTCGCTATCAG GGTGTCAACCTTTACATCAAGAACCTAGATGACACTATTGATGATGAGAAACTGCGCAAAGAGTTTTCCCCATTTGGATCCATCACTAGTGCTAAG GTGATGCTGGAAGACGGCCGGTCCAAGGGGTTTGGGTTTGTGTGCTTCTCATCTCCTGAGGAAGCCACAAAGGCCGTGACAGAGATGAATGGGCGCATCGTGGGCTCCAAGCCATTGTATGTGGCTCTGGCACAGCGCAAAGAGGAACGCAAGGCCCACCTCACTAACCAATACATGCAGCGCATTGCAGGAATGCGGGCAATGCCTGCTAATGCCATCATCAACCAGTTCCAGCCGGCCAGTGGCTACTTCATGCCTGCTGTTCCACAG GCACAAAACAGGACAACTTACTATGCCCCTAATCAGCTGGCACAGATGCGACCTAACCCCCGCTGGCAGCAGCAAGGAGGTCGAGCCCAAG GTGGATTTCAGGGCATACCCAATTCACTGCGCCAGGCTGGTCCACGTGCCAACCTGCGGCACCTCACACCAAGCACTAATTCACAGAGCCCTCGGGGTATGCCAGCTGGGGCACAGAGAGTGG GAGGGAGCAGTCAGCCACTGGGTCCGCGGCCCTGCATGGGCGTCCCCAGCCCACGCGCAGCGCCACCCTACAAGTACGCCAGCAGCGTACGGAGCACACAGAACCAGGTGGTGCAGCCTGTGGCCCTGCAGCAGGTGAGCACACAGAACCAGTTGGTGCAGCCTGGGGCCCTGCAGCAG GTGAGCACACAGAACCAGGTGGTGCAGCCTGGGGCCCTGCAGCAGGTGAGCACACAGAACCAGGTGGTGCAGCCTGGGGCCCTGCAGCAGGTGAGCACACAGAACCAGGTGGTGCAGCCTGGGGCCCTGCAGCAGGTGAGCACACAGAACCAGGTGGTGCAGCCTGGGGCCCTGCAGCAGGTGAGCACACCTGGCCAGGTAGGGCTTTCCAGCTGA
- the pabpc4 gene encoding polyadenylate-binding protein 4 isoform X2, producing the protein MNTAAAGSYPMASLYVGDLHPDITEAMLYEKFSPAGPVLSIRVCRDMITRRSLGYAYVNFQQPADAERALDTMNFDVVKGKPIRIMWSQRDPSLRKSGVGNVFIKNLDKSIDNKALYDTFSAFGNILSCKVVCDENGSKGYAFVHFETQDAADRAIEKMNGMLLNDRKVFVGRFKSRKERETELGAKAKEFTNVYIKNFGEDMDDSRLKELFDKYGKTLSVKVMTDPMGKSRGFGFVSYEKHEDANKAVEEMNGTELNGKTVFVGRAQKKMERQAELKRKFEQLKQERLSRYQGVNLYIKNLDDTIDDEKLRKEFSPFGSITSAKVMLEDGRSKGFGFVCFSSPEEATKAVTEMNGRIVGSKPLYVALAQRKEERKAHLTNQYMQRIAGMRAMPANAIINQFQPASGYFMPAVPQAQNRTTYYAPNQLAQMRPNPRWQQQGGRAQGGFQGIPNSLRQAGPRANLRHLTPSTNSQSPRGMPAGAQRVGGSSQPLGPRPCMGVPSPRAAPPYKYASSVRSTQNQVVQPVALQQVSTQNQLVQPGALQQVSTQNQVVQPMALQQVSTQNQVVQPGALQQVSTQNQVVQPGALQQVSTQNQVVQPGALQQVSTQNQVVQPGALQQVSTPGQVGLSS; encoded by the exons ATGAATACAGCCGCAGCAGGCAGTTACCCCATGGCTTCCCTTTATGTGGGCGACCTGCACCCCGACATCACGGAGGCTATGCTGTACGAGAAATTCAGCCCTGCGGGACCGGTGCTGTCCATCCGTGTGTGTCGCGACATGATCACCCGGCGCTCGCTGGGTTACGCCTATGTGAACTTCCAGCAGCCCGCAGACG CTGAACGAGCCCTGGACACCATGAACTTCGATGTGGTCAAAGGGAAACCCATTCGAATCATGTGGTCTCAAAGAGACCCTTCGCTCAGGAAATCTGGGGTGGGAAACGTCTTCATCAAAAACCTGGACAAGTCAATTGACAACAAGGCACTTTATGACACATTCTCTGCCTTTGGGAACATCCTTTCTTGCAAG GTCGTGTGTGATGAGAATGGATCAAAAGGATATGCATTCGTGCATTTTGAGACACAGGATGCAGCTGACCGCGCCATTGAGAAGATGAACGGCATGCTGCTCAACGACCGCAAGGT GTTTGTGGGACGTTTCAAATCTCGAAAGGAGAGGGAGACCGAGCTGGGAGCCAAAGCCAAGGAATTTACCAACGTATACATAAAAAACTTTGGGGAGGACATGGATGACAGCAGGTTGAAGGAGTTGTTTGACAAGTATG GAAAAACACTGAGTGTGAAAGTGATGACCGATCCAATGGGAAAATCGAGAGGCTTTGGCTTCGTAAGCTATGAGAAGCATGAAGATGCTAACAAG GCTGTGGAGGAGATGAACGGCACAGAACTCAATGGCAAGACTGTGTTTGTGGGCCGTGCCCAGAAGAAGATGGAACGGCAGGCAGAACTGAAGAGGAAATTTGAACAACTAAAGCAGGAGAGGCTCAGTCGCTATCAG GGTGTCAACCTTTACATCAAGAACCTAGATGACACTATTGATGATGAGAAACTGCGCAAAGAGTTTTCCCCATTTGGATCCATCACTAGTGCTAAG GTGATGCTGGAAGACGGCCGGTCCAAGGGGTTTGGGTTTGTGTGCTTCTCATCTCCTGAGGAAGCCACAAAGGCCGTGACAGAGATGAATGGGCGCATCGTGGGCTCCAAGCCATTGTATGTGGCTCTGGCACAGCGCAAAGAGGAACGCAAGGCCCACCTCACTAACCAATACATGCAGCGCATTGCAGGAATGCGGGCAATGCCTGCTAATGCCATCATCAACCAGTTCCAGCCGGCCAGTGGCTACTTCATGCCTGCTGTTCCACAG GCACAAAACAGGACAACTTACTATGCCCCTAATCAGCTGGCACAGATGCGACCTAACCCCCGCTGGCAGCAGCAAGGAGGTCGAGCCCAAG GTGGATTTCAGGGCATACCCAATTCACTGCGCCAGGCTGGTCCACGTGCCAACCTGCGGCACCTCACACCAAGCACTAATTCACAGAGCCCTCGGGGTATGCCAGCTGGGGCACAGAGAGTGG GAGGGAGCAGTCAGCCACTGGGTCCGCGGCCCTGCATGGGCGTCCCCAGCCCACGCGCAGCGCCACCCTACAAGTACGCCAGCAGCGTACGGAGCACACAGAACCAGGTGGTGCAGCCTGTGGCCCTGCAGCAGGTGAGCACACAGAACCAGTTGGTGCAGCCTGGGGCCCTGCAGCAGGTGAGCACACAGAACCAGGTGGTGCAGCCTATGGCCCTGCAGCAG GTGAGCACACAGAACCAGGTGGTGCAGCCTGGGGCCCTGCAGCAGGTGAGCACACAGAACCAGGTGGTGCAGCCTGGGGCCCTGCAGCAGGTGAGCACACAGAACCAGGTGGTGCAGCCTGGGGCCCTGCAGCAGGTGAGCACACAGAACCAGGTGGTGCAGCCTGGGGCCCTGCAGCAGGTGAGCACACCTGGCCAGGTAGGGCTTTCCAGCTGA
- the pabpc4 gene encoding polyadenylate-binding protein 4 isoform X6, with protein sequence MNTAAAGSYPMASLYVGDLHPDITEAMLYEKFSPAGPVLSIRVCRDMITRRSLGYAYVNFQQPADAERALDTMNFDVVKGKPIRIMWSQRDPSLRKSGVGNVFIKNLDKSIDNKALYDTFSAFGNILSCKVVCDENGSKGYAFVHFETQDAADRAIEKMNGMLLNDRKVFVGRFKSRKERETELGAKAKEFTNVYIKNFGEDMDDSRLKELFDKYGKTLSVKVMTDPMGKSRGFGFVSYEKHEDANKAVEEMNGTELNGKTVFVGRAQKKMERQAELKRKFEQLKQERLSRYQGVNLYIKNLDDTIDDEKLRKEFSPFGSITSAKVMLEDGRSKGFGFVCFSSPEEATKAVTEMNGRIVGSKPLYVALAQRKEERKAHLTNQYMQRIAGMRAMPANAIINQFQPASGYFMPAVPQAQNRTTYYAPNQLAQMRPNPRWQQQGGRAQGGFQGIPNSLRQAGPRANLRHLTPSTNSQSPRGMPAGAQRVGGSSQPLGPRPCMGVPSPRAAPPYKYASSVRSTQNQVVQPVALQQVSTQNQLVQPGALQQVSTQNQVVQPGALQQVSTQNQVVQPGALQQVSTPGQVGLSS encoded by the exons ATGAATACAGCCGCAGCAGGCAGTTACCCCATGGCTTCCCTTTATGTGGGCGACCTGCACCCCGACATCACGGAGGCTATGCTGTACGAGAAATTCAGCCCTGCGGGACCGGTGCTGTCCATCCGTGTGTGTCGCGACATGATCACCCGGCGCTCGCTGGGTTACGCCTATGTGAACTTCCAGCAGCCCGCAGACG CTGAACGAGCCCTGGACACCATGAACTTCGATGTGGTCAAAGGGAAACCCATTCGAATCATGTGGTCTCAAAGAGACCCTTCGCTCAGGAAATCTGGGGTGGGAAACGTCTTCATCAAAAACCTGGACAAGTCAATTGACAACAAGGCACTTTATGACACATTCTCTGCCTTTGGGAACATCCTTTCTTGCAAG GTCGTGTGTGATGAGAATGGATCAAAAGGATATGCATTCGTGCATTTTGAGACACAGGATGCAGCTGACCGCGCCATTGAGAAGATGAACGGCATGCTGCTCAACGACCGCAAGGT GTTTGTGGGACGTTTCAAATCTCGAAAGGAGAGGGAGACCGAGCTGGGAGCCAAAGCCAAGGAATTTACCAACGTATACATAAAAAACTTTGGGGAGGACATGGATGACAGCAGGTTGAAGGAGTTGTTTGACAAGTATG GAAAAACACTGAGTGTGAAAGTGATGACCGATCCAATGGGAAAATCGAGAGGCTTTGGCTTCGTAAGCTATGAGAAGCATGAAGATGCTAACAAG GCTGTGGAGGAGATGAACGGCACAGAACTCAATGGCAAGACTGTGTTTGTGGGCCGTGCCCAGAAGAAGATGGAACGGCAGGCAGAACTGAAGAGGAAATTTGAACAACTAAAGCAGGAGAGGCTCAGTCGCTATCAG GGTGTCAACCTTTACATCAAGAACCTAGATGACACTATTGATGATGAGAAACTGCGCAAAGAGTTTTCCCCATTTGGATCCATCACTAGTGCTAAG GTGATGCTGGAAGACGGCCGGTCCAAGGGGTTTGGGTTTGTGTGCTTCTCATCTCCTGAGGAAGCCACAAAGGCCGTGACAGAGATGAATGGGCGCATCGTGGGCTCCAAGCCATTGTATGTGGCTCTGGCACAGCGCAAAGAGGAACGCAAGGCCCACCTCACTAACCAATACATGCAGCGCATTGCAGGAATGCGGGCAATGCCTGCTAATGCCATCATCAACCAGTTCCAGCCGGCCAGTGGCTACTTCATGCCTGCTGTTCCACAG GCACAAAACAGGACAACTTACTATGCCCCTAATCAGCTGGCACAGATGCGACCTAACCCCCGCTGGCAGCAGCAAGGAGGTCGAGCCCAAG GTGGATTTCAGGGCATACCCAATTCACTGCGCCAGGCTGGTCCACGTGCCAACCTGCGGCACCTCACACCAAGCACTAATTCACAGAGCCCTCGGGGTATGCCAGCTGGGGCACAGAGAGTGG GAGGGAGCAGTCAGCCACTGGGTCCGCGGCCCTGCATGGGCGTCCCCAGCCCACGCGCAGCGCCACCCTACAAGTACGCCAGCAGCGTACGGAGCACACAGAACCAGGTGGTGCAGCCTGTGGCCCTGCAGCAGGTGAGCACACAGAACCAGTTGGTGCAGCCTGGGGCCCTGCAGCAG GTGAGCACACAGAACCAGGTGGTGCAGCCTGGGGCCCTGCAGCAGGTGAGCACACAGAACCAGGTGGTGCAGCCTGGGGCCCTGCAGCAGGTGAGCACACCTGGCCAGGTAGGGCTTTCCAGCTGA
- the pabpc4 gene encoding polyadenylate-binding protein 4 isoform X5, producing MNTAAAGSYPMASLYVGDLHPDITEAMLYEKFSPAGPVLSIRVCRDMITRRSLGYAYVNFQQPADAERALDTMNFDVVKGKPIRIMWSQRDPSLRKSGVGNVFIKNLDKSIDNKALYDTFSAFGNILSCKVVCDENGSKGYAFVHFETQDAADRAIEKMNGMLLNDRKVFVGRFKSRKERETELGAKAKEFTNVYIKNFGEDMDDSRLKELFDKYGKTLSVKVMTDPMGKSRGFGFVSYEKHEDANKAVEEMNGTELNGKTVFVGRAQKKMERQAELKRKFEQLKQERLSRYQGVNLYIKNLDDTIDDEKLRKEFSPFGSITSAKVMLEDGRSKGFGFVCFSSPEEATKAVTEMNGRIVGSKPLYVALAQRKEERKAHLTNQYMQRIAGMRAMPANAIINQFQPASGYFMPAVPQAQNRTTYYAPNQLAQMRPNPRWQQQGGRAQGGFQGIPNSLRQAGPRANLRHLTPSTNSQSPRGMPAGAQRVGGSSQPLGPRPCMGVPSPRAAPPYKYASSVRSTQNQVVQPVALQQVSTQNQLVQPGALQQVSTQNQVVQPGALQQVSTQNQVVQPGALQQVSTQNQVVQPGALQQVSTPGQVGLSS from the exons ATGAATACAGCCGCAGCAGGCAGTTACCCCATGGCTTCCCTTTATGTGGGCGACCTGCACCCCGACATCACGGAGGCTATGCTGTACGAGAAATTCAGCCCTGCGGGACCGGTGCTGTCCATCCGTGTGTGTCGCGACATGATCACCCGGCGCTCGCTGGGTTACGCCTATGTGAACTTCCAGCAGCCCGCAGACG CTGAACGAGCCCTGGACACCATGAACTTCGATGTGGTCAAAGGGAAACCCATTCGAATCATGTGGTCTCAAAGAGACCCTTCGCTCAGGAAATCTGGGGTGGGAAACGTCTTCATCAAAAACCTGGACAAGTCAATTGACAACAAGGCACTTTATGACACATTCTCTGCCTTTGGGAACATCCTTTCTTGCAAG GTCGTGTGTGATGAGAATGGATCAAAAGGATATGCATTCGTGCATTTTGAGACACAGGATGCAGCTGACCGCGCCATTGAGAAGATGAACGGCATGCTGCTCAACGACCGCAAGGT GTTTGTGGGACGTTTCAAATCTCGAAAGGAGAGGGAGACCGAGCTGGGAGCCAAAGCCAAGGAATTTACCAACGTATACATAAAAAACTTTGGGGAGGACATGGATGACAGCAGGTTGAAGGAGTTGTTTGACAAGTATG GAAAAACACTGAGTGTGAAAGTGATGACCGATCCAATGGGAAAATCGAGAGGCTTTGGCTTCGTAAGCTATGAGAAGCATGAAGATGCTAACAAG GCTGTGGAGGAGATGAACGGCACAGAACTCAATGGCAAGACTGTGTTTGTGGGCCGTGCCCAGAAGAAGATGGAACGGCAGGCAGAACTGAAGAGGAAATTTGAACAACTAAAGCAGGAGAGGCTCAGTCGCTATCAG GGTGTCAACCTTTACATCAAGAACCTAGATGACACTATTGATGATGAGAAACTGCGCAAAGAGTTTTCCCCATTTGGATCCATCACTAGTGCTAAG GTGATGCTGGAAGACGGCCGGTCCAAGGGGTTTGGGTTTGTGTGCTTCTCATCTCCTGAGGAAGCCACAAAGGCCGTGACAGAGATGAATGGGCGCATCGTGGGCTCCAAGCCATTGTATGTGGCTCTGGCACAGCGCAAAGAGGAACGCAAGGCCCACCTCACTAACCAATACATGCAGCGCATTGCAGGAATGCGGGCAATGCCTGCTAATGCCATCATCAACCAGTTCCAGCCGGCCAGTGGCTACTTCATGCCTGCTGTTCCACAG GCACAAAACAGGACAACTTACTATGCCCCTAATCAGCTGGCACAGATGCGACCTAACCCCCGCTGGCAGCAGCAAGGAGGTCGAGCCCAAG GTGGATTTCAGGGCATACCCAATTCACTGCGCCAGGCTGGTCCACGTGCCAACCTGCGGCACCTCACACCAAGCACTAATTCACAGAGCCCTCGGGGTATGCCAGCTGGGGCACAGAGAGTGG GAGGGAGCAGTCAGCCACTGGGTCCGCGGCCCTGCATGGGCGTCCCCAGCCCACGCGCAGCGCCACCCTACAAGTACGCCAGCAGCGTACGGAGCACACAGAACCAGGTGGTGCAGCCTGTGGCCCTGCAGCAGGTGAGCACACAGAACCAGTTGGTGCAGCCTGGGGCCCTGCAGCAG GTGAGCACACAGAACCAGGTGGTGCAGCCTGGGGCCCTGCAGCAGGTGAGCACACAGAACCAGGTGGTGCAGCCTGGGGCCCTGCAGCAGGTGAGCACACAGAACCAGGTGGTGCAGCCTGGGGCCCTGCAGCAGGTGAGCACACCTGGCCAGGTAGGGCTTTCCAGCTGA